Genomic DNA from Telopea speciosissima isolate NSW1024214 ecotype Mountain lineage chromosome 2, Tspe_v1, whole genome shotgun sequence:
CATAACTGGTTCTCTACAATTGGTTATTTTCTATGTAATGTCAAGATTCAATGTACCTGCATGCTAGATAAGGCCTATGAGTCAGCCCTAGCTAGCATGCCTTATTTGTAATTCCTTttcatcattataaataaagtggtggcctctgtCACTCTGACAAGCCAATATTCTCTCaactctcctcttcttctctaaattCTTCTATACTTCCAGAAAATTTAATGGTAAGGTTTCTAACTGGGTGTGATTTCAAACTACTTAGGTATGACCTACACAGTTCAAAACTCCCAACGCAATAGGTCTTGTTTCATttgggactttttttttttgggtagatttTGACCCTATTTGAGTCTGGATGGTCCAACTACCTAATTAAAGGGCCACATATCTCATATGTCAAAGAGGAATCCATAACCAGTAGAAGGTAAAAAATTCATCTAAATGCAGTAGGTTAACTTATAGCTAGTAGTCATGTAATTCAGGGGCAAGGGGGAAATGATAGAGTAAATATGCCATGGGATGTTCAAGGCAAGCAGGTGCTCCAAGGGAATATAAACTGAGGATACAAAAAGAGCATTGAACCATCAAAAAACTATACACATTGTAAAAGTAACAATACATAAGGCAAAATTTTGAATAGCCACAAATGACCTACTTTAAGACCCAACTCCACAACCAACCACCCCTATGACATATtgagaaatataaataaatggattttttaccaggatcttctttatttcccttctgAGTCTCAACCACCCCCTTCACCCAATCCTCCTTTGTCACTGCTAGACTACTTTGAGCTTGCAAAACCTGAGTTTCTAACAATAATCTGTGAAGGGAGATTCTCTTTAGATAATGGAGCAGCTGGGTGGGGTTCTATCATCATATATAACAATAATTTTCTGCTGGCCTGTTCGAATTTTGGTTACACAGGGAATGCACAAGAAACCGAAGTGCGAGGGTTGCTTCAAAGACTGCAAGAAATAGCAGATATGGGCATCGTATGCATCGACATCTGTACTGATTGTGAGGATCTTGTTTAAAGGGTGGACAAACCAATTTCCAATTGGCCTCGGGaggtttttcatattttttgggATATTAAAATGTTGTTACAACAATACTCTACTATTTGTATAAGTAAGAAACCTAAACATCTTATTTCCCCAGCTTATAATATTGCTAAATGTGCTAGAAGGTCTAGGAGCAGGGTTTATGTAAGAGACGAtgttatttcctttcttttttaatgtcatttctttcttttgctacccaaaaaaaaatattagatgGATGGTAAAAATATCCAAACAAGATATGCAAATAATGTCACGATAAACTTATCATAGGCTACCAAACTGAGAACATACATTAAAGGATCAGCTATTAGAAAATGAAAGGGTAATGCTACTGTTTCAAATATTACAGGCTGACAGGATAGGTAAACCAACCTGGGATGTTATTGAGCTCAAAAACCTGAAATATTTATTAGCCATAAATCTCAGGTTCAAAAGTATTTTTGACCACTTCATGGGAGGATTCACTCGACCACGCCAACTTTTGTTCCCATTAAAGGTCACAAAGTTTAAGTATAGCAAAGATAAGTACACCTTGGAGCGAGTCACATCAGCATTAGGATCAAGGAGCTTCCTATGCTTACTCCAAGCCCTCAGCCAGTATGTTGCCAACTTTATCCTGCAGTATAAAATTATCATGAATGTCGGTTCCCCCATCAATTTCTTCTTTGCCAATGGTCCCAATCAACAACCCATGAGTAACAGCATCAGGGACCCACCCCTTTTCCAACATCCGATCCAAAAACCTACAGGCCTCATGTTTCTGACCCTCATTTAAGAGGCCATTGATCACAATATTGTACATTGCTGGATGAAGAACTTCATCCTTAGAAGCAAGCTTTTCTATTGTGTGGGTAATTGTATGCAACTGAGAATGATGGGCCATAAAAAGCAGCACTTTACTTAGTGCTTTTGAATTGGGTTCTGAACCATTTGCAACCATCTGCCCAAACAATAGAGCACAATCATTTGTTCTGTTCTGCATACACATCCCATTTAATAGGACATGGTATGTTTCTACATCTAAAGCACAACCCTCGACCAACATTTGCGAGAAGAGAACTAAAACATATTTTGCATTGTTTGTATTGCATAACCCGTGCATAATAGTAGTGTATGCTAAAGGACTACATACAGTGCCAGAAGAGAAGGCCAACAATCGTAGTCTGATTGCTTCATCCATCTTTCCACTTGAACAAAAAGCTTCAATCAACACATTCAACGAGGAAGCTCTGAGAGGGCATCCACTGCTAGACATATACTGCAACACTTCAGTAGCTTCTTTTAACTTTGCCACATGACAAAGACCTTCAACCAACTCTGCATAAGAGTCATAATCTAACAGCCAATATTTGGCACGGACCCAATAAAATAGCTCTAGGGCTGATTCATATTTTTTAACTTTACACTGGCCAACAACAAGAGCAGAGTGAATAGCACACTCAGGGACATACGACGATATGATCATTCTACTGAGAACTTCAAAAGTTTTTCTGACTCCTCCATTCTCACAAAGTCTCCGAATAAGAATACTCCAAGAAAAGCTATCTGCTATATTCCTTTCAACCATCTTCTGAAGATATTTATAGGCCTTGAAAAAGTTACCGGCATTGCAATAACCAAGGAGCAAAGCATTGTGAGGATCAACTTCTGAAATGGAGTTGTCATCCAAAAAGTCTCTTGCTTCACTAAATTGCCCAACTTTACAAAACCCATTCACAATATCCACATAGACATCAGCCTCAGGAGTTAAACCAGTTTCTATCATATCCTCAAGAAGCTTAATTGCCTCATCCAACTCTGGGTTCTCACATAAGCACTGAATCAGAATCCGATAAACAAATGTTTCAGGCACAAAACCAGAAGATCTCATCATTCTAAATAACCTAATTGCCTGGTCTGGCCTACTAACCTGACAAAAAATAGGTATGGTAATATTATAAAATCTTCTATCTCCAATGCACCTTTGCTCAAACATCTCTTTCAAAAATGAGACTGATTCATCAACTTGGTTTCTAGCACAAAGACTGGTTATCAATATCTCAAATGTCCTACTATTAGGACTACAGCCTTTCATGCTCATTCTTCTGAATTGATCTATGGCAGAGATAATTCTATTGGCTTGGAACAGTGCCTCCAACAAATGATTCAATGTATCAATATTGGGAACGATCCCAGCTTTCACCATCTCCTTATAAAAGAACAAGACAGATTGAAAATCACTCCCCTCCTTCACAAGAGAACCCAGCATAACATTATAGGTAATGACTGAAGGCTTATAGTTACCCAATTTCATTACCTCGAGAACCCTTAAAGCTTCTGTCAGCCTATGATTTCTAACAAACGAATCAATCACCGGAACCAAAGCTTCTTCTGCATATGAGCATTTTGCCTTTATCATCTCATTGCAAAAGAAATCCATTTCCCGAATATTTCCAGCCATACCCAGCTTCAGAATTATCCAGCTATACGTGTCTGCAGTATGACGGAAGCGTTTTTGAAGAGAAGCCCATTTGAATATCTTGACCGCAGCGTTCAAATTGTTTGTAGAATCCAAAACACGAATTAGTTTATCTGGGTAAAGCTCGTTCTTCAAAAGAACAACTTTTGATTGAAATTCAATATTGTATGGCtggttttgatcattttcagtAGAAATTTGAAAATGGGTTGCGCATAAATACGaagaaatatatttatttacagAACCCCATCTGAAAATTTGCTTGGAGATAATAAACTGTGGGAGCTTTGCGTCCATTGAATGAGCCTCTCAGAGCATTACTATTTTTTGTCTCATGAGAGGAATCAAGGTCTACAAAAGAgtggagagggagggggaggggggggggggggaagagttAAAAAGAACTTGGAACGAGAGGGTAGAGATCTCTTACCCGGCTAggcttcccttcttcttcctcctctttttccCCCGAGTTACAATCTTCCGCAGCTATAATATGAAGTGCTCaagtgcagcctgcgctgcttGTCTGCAACCAACGAggttatttttcattttcttcccttAAGTTTATCCATAATAGCAGATTCTCCCCTAAAATAGCTTTATTTAACTTAAACCTCAAAATGTCACAGCTGTATATAAAAAAGTCCCatccgatttttttttttttgggtgatggaaaagaaaattatattaCTAGAAAAAGATTACATCGAAAGAGGACGATGGCAATCCTCAAGGTTACACCATTTAAACTGTACACTAGTGAAGTTAAAGACAGTCTCATCGAATTTTAATTGACAAActtatgagttttttttttttattgttattattatttaattttctaatGAAAACAACTTATGAGTCTTTGATCCTACTATAGCGATGGAAGGCAAGGCTATTAAAAATGGAATCGGAGATGGAATTGGCCAGTGCTCTGAATCAGTTCGATCCAATATATTAAGGCCATTTTGGTTTAGAATCGGAATggatgaaaaataataataataaattaaaattccaaaaatttagaaaaaaaaaaacatttattctaactaaggctctctttggcatagtttatatttatatttatttgaaaCGAATATCGAAACCATTAGATGTGTTCTACATACCCAAAAAAGGTGAGGACTATTACAATTGGAAATGTGAATATTTTAGTTTGGTATTCTCAACTCAAATTCTATTGCAATTAAAATTCCTATAATGccttgtaccaaaaaaaaaaaaggatgttaGCATTCTAACCATTTGGACTTCTATGTTTTGGGTTTCCAAGAAGTTGCAAAGAaacttttctcttcctctcttccttcccaATAGTTTTCCTATTGTTGCAAATGCAGGTTTTTAGTTCAGAGGATTCTTACTTGAAACAATCAAAGGGAACATAAGTTGTCCCAATCAATGGGTTCACACCATTTTGCTTTTAGCATACCTTTGATAGAGAAATATGGACCACATGATCATCTGGAAATTCCAATTTTGGACTTTGCAACACTTCATGACAAGAGTAGTTATTTccagaaaaaatggaaagataGATTTGTCCAATGCTACAAAAATGGCTACATTGTGGAAGATGCTATATAAGACAGAGAAATTGCACCTGTCATATACAAGACTTCTGAAATTATTAAATTACATGATTCTGAAGTTTTCATCGTAAAAAAATACACAGTTTATTCATTAAGTAAAGAAGCAAGAAGAGTGGGAAGGATGGCAATCTGATCAGGAGTCTTGCAATCCCATGTAGACAAACTGGTTCCTTTGTCAAGTTGCCGATTTGAAACTGTGGGAACTGACCATATGTCA
This window encodes:
- the LOC122651867 gene encoding pentatricopeptide repeat-containing protein At1g62914, mitochondrial-like translates to MDAKLPQFIISKQIFRWGSVNKYISSYLCATHFQISTENDQNQPYNIEFQSKVVLLKNELYPDKLIRVLDSTNNLNAAVKIFKWASLQKRFRHTADTYSWIILKLGMAGNIREMDFFCNEMIKAKCSYAEEALVPVIDSFVRNHRLTEALRVLEVMKLGNYKPSVITYNVMLGSLVKEGSDFQSVLFFYKEMVKAGIVPNIDTLNHLLEALFQANRIISAIDQFRRMSMKGCSPNSRTFEILITSLCARNQVDESVSFLKEMFEQRCIGDRRFYNITIPIFCQVSRPDQAIRLFRMMRSSGFVPETFVYRILIQCLCENPELDEAIKLLEDMIETGLTPEADVYVDIVNGFCKVGQFSEARDFLDDNSISEVDPHNALLLGYCNAGNFFKAYKYLQKMVERNIADSFSWSILIRRLCENGGVRKTFEVLSRMIISSYVPECAIHSALVVGQCKVKKYESALELFYWVRAKYWLLDYDSYAELVEGLCHVAKLKEATEVLQYMSSSGCPLRASSLNVLIEAFCSSGKMDEAIRLRLLAFSSGTVCSPLAYTTIMHGLCNTNNAKYVLVLFSQMLVEGCALDVETYHVLLNGMCMQNRTNDCALLFGQMVANGSEPNSKALSKVLLFMAHHSQLHTITHTIEKLASKDEVLHPAMYNIVINGLLNEGQKHEACRFLDRMLEKGWVPDAVTHGLLIGTIGKEEIDGGTDIHDNFILQDKVGNILAEGLE